NNNNNNNNNNNNNNNNNNNNNNNNNNNNNNNNNNNNNNNNNNNNNNNNNNNNNTACGTGCAGTATAATACAGAAAGATGTCAAGAGGTTACGCTATGGACCATACTGTGAACTCTCTTTAATCTTGTGTGAGATATAGTATGGGTAATTGATGACATGGCGATGGAAGCAGAGATAGCATTAAGGGAGGGCCTGGCCTGATGTAAGNNNNNNNNNNNNNNNNNNNNNNNNNNNNNNNNNNNNNNNNNNNNNNNNNNNNNNNNNNNNNNNNNNNNNNNNNNNNNNNNNNNNNNNNNNNNNNNNNNNNNNNNNNNNNNNNNNNNNNNNNNNNNNNNNNNNNNNNNNNNNNNNNNNNNNNNNNNNNNTATGTGAGGCCACCTGAGGGAGGGTGACAAAAAGGAGAGGTGAACTTCATTTGTCATGCTCAGAGTTTCAAACTGTCGGGTCATTATAAGCGAGTCTGGAGAACATGAAGAATTGAGCTGCACGAATGCCACTACAGCTGATTGGATTGATCATTAAAGTGCCATCCTGTCTAAGGCTTTCTGCTGTGTGACTTTGATTAGTTTTATGTTTGGCGTGTTTTAGAAAGGAGTGTAGAAACGCAGGGTGTNNNNNNNNNNNNNNNNNNNNNNNNNNNNNNNNNNNNNNNNNNNNNNNNNNNNNNNNNNNNNNNNNNNNNNNNNNNNNNNNNNNNNNNNNNNNNNNNNNNNNNNNNNNNNNNNNNNNNNNNNNNNNNNNNNNNNNNNNNNNNNNNNNNNNNNNNNNNNNNNNNNNNNNNNNNNNNNNNNNNNNNNNNNNNNNNNNNNNNNNNNNNNNNNNNNNNNNNNNNNNNNNNNNNNNNNNNNNNNNNNNNNNNNNNNNNNNNNNNNNNNNNNNNNNNNNNNNNNNNNNNNNNNNNNNNNNNNNNNNNNNNNNNNNNNNNNNNNNNNNNNNNNNNNNNNNNNNNNNNNNNNNNNNNNNNNNNNNNNNNNNNNNNNNNNNNNNNNNNNNNNNNNNNNNNNNNNNNNNNNNNNNNNNNNNNNNACAAGTACAAAACAAGCTATATATAAAGACATCTGGGTTTCCCTCCAGAGAGAGGTGCACGATATGCAAACAAGTGCATGGACAAGTTGCAAGTCCATGGAATGTTGTTTATCGGGATTCTGTCCTTTTGCAACGCGGTTTGTCACTGTCAGCATGGCATGTTGTTGNNNNNNNNNNNNNNNNNNNNNNNNNNNNNNNNNNNNNNNNNNNNNNNNNNNNNNNNNNNNNNNNNNNNNNNNNNNNNNNNNNNNNNNNNNNNNNNNNNNNNNNNNNNNNNNNNNNNNNNNNNNNNNNNNNNNNNNNNNNNNNNNNNNNNNNNNNNNNNNNNNNNNNNNNNNNNNNNNNNNNNNNNNNNNNNNNNNNNNNNNNNNNNNNNNNNNNNNNNNNNNNNNNNNNNNNNNNNNNNNNNNNNNNNNTAATTTGTTACCAGTATAATCATTACAAACTAAGTGTTTCAGCATCTGACAGCCTTacatatcatttttgtttgtttccttctttaaCACTTCTCTCTACCAAATTTACATCTTTTTTTCCGATTTAACTTGTAAAATTTGATTTGTCGTCAGATAGCGAGAACAAATTATGAAGTTATCTATGGGGCACATCAAAATACTATAATCAATTATCTTGGGAGCCTTCTGTGTGAACATTATTAGCCTCCCGGCAAACGTCTCAGAATGGGTTTCATTTATCATCTGCAATCACGTCAAATTAGCTTCAGAAGTCACTTAGcaagaactttttaaaaaaagctacCACATCAACTTTACTGGTCACTTGACGAGTATAAATCCAATAGTCTGACCAGCTAGCGAGTACATCAAATAACTCTATAAATCACCTACAGTAGCATACACATATCATCTCTACTAATCACCTAACCTGGGcatcaaatataaaaatcaatcacTTATCGAAAACATCAGAAAACATCAGTCCATAAAAGCCTAACAAGCACACCAACTCAACTCCCTCTATACCCCACCAGGTGTCAAGGCCGCTGCTCACCTAGTATGCACATATCTTTGCCAGTCACCTAGCCAgcacaccaaataaaaaaaagaaaatcagtcaCCTAACAACCACATTGGAACAATCTCACCAACTGCCCAATCAGCACATCAAATCAACTTCACTTATCACCTAGCCAGCACATCAAATCAAGGTCATCAATCGCCTACTGAACACATCATAACAATGCCACTAACAGCCTAACAAGCCCACCAGGTGTCACGGGCGCTGTTCCCCTAGTATACGCATCACATCATCTTTACGAATCACCTAATCAGCACATCAAATCAAGGTGATGAATCATTTAGCAACCACATTATCACAATTACACCAAACGGGCACATCAactcaccttctcctcccttccaggTGTCACGGGCGCTTCTGTTCCTATGGGCCGTGACGGAGGCAACGTTGGCTGCCCCTGCTCAAGACCTGCCCCTGGAGCATAGAGGAGCGGTCGACCTGCCCCTGGAGCACAGAGGAACGGCAAACAAACCTCTTCCTGACCTTACCTCTAACCTCCCTGCAGTCTCCTCTGACCTCTTCATTTGGACCGATGTTGACGGAACGTATAGGTGGGTGGCCAGGTGGTCAGATACAGAACAGGGCGTTAGGAAAGCCTTGGCAGGTGGGTAGTGTTGGGCGTAGTAGGTTGTTTGTAATCGATTACAGCGTGANNNNNNNNNNNNNNNNNNNNNNNNNNNNNNNNNNNNNNNNNNNNNNNNNNNNNNNNNNNNNNNNNNNNNNNNNNNNNNNNNNNNNNNNNNNNNNNNNNNNNNCACGACTCATCCTGGCACTTTTTTTACTCTAATTGTTGGTGCAAGTTATTTCTTATACGGATGTTTggtgataagttttttttttttatttatttaaaaaatcagacGCATAATTATTCGCCTTTCTCCTTCACGCCCGTTCTCGCTCGggtgtttggttggtgtggggaaggagggaggaggcaaaggGCGACGACATCANNNNNNNNNNNNNNNNNNNNNGANNNNNNNNNNNNNNNNNNNNNNNNNNNNNNNNNNNNNNNNNNNNNNNNNNNNNNNNNNNNNNNNNNNNNNNNNNNNNNNNNNNNNNNNNNNNNNNNNNNNNNNNNNNNNNNNNNNNNNNNNNNNNNNNNNNNNNNNNNNNNNNNNNNNNNNNNNNNNNNNNNNNNNNNNNNAAGTAATCGAAGTGTGATCGATTATTAATCGATCACTGACTGCaaaaaataatcaaagtaatcgattacaaaaaaaaaagaataacccaTTACTATAGGAAGTGGTAGTTGGGTGCCCAGGTAGTCTGACATAAGGCAGGGAATAAGAAAGGAATGACAGGGGAGGTGTGGCAGCTGGATAAGGGACTTGTGGTCTTACATGGAGCCGTGAttaggagggggtggaaaggtggTGATGTTGGGGCAGGAGTAGGATTGGTGTTGGCAGATGGGGAAGGCGACAAGTGATCTGGCatggggtaaggggtaaggagggggtggCAGGTGGGTCTCCAGGTGTTCAAACAAGGATCTGGCATGGGGCAGGACGTAGCTACTCCATATGCCCATCTTTACCAATTAGGTACAGGTAAAGATAGTTGCATCTGCAGTTGGGTACCAAGGCGACCTGAAATGGAGCAGATGGTAGGGGCGGATTGGCGGGTGGATAAGgtacagacagatggatatagatagttGGTTGGTCTGACACAAGTTTAAGGGAAATGAATGATCAACCGTTCAAATTGGCTGACAGTTAATTGTTTGTTTAAAGCAAGAGACTGGAGTTGCGGGACAAGTAGGTAGTTTGTTTTAGATTGTTGAGGCTCAGAGTAACGAAATCCTTACTAGNNNNNNNNNNNNNNNNNNNNNNNNNNNNNNNNNNNNNNNNNNNNNNNNNNNTTCATTATTCGTTTGTGCTTTTATCAAGGCGATATTGCGAATAATAGTGTTATATTTCAATAATTGTCATCACAAAACTGtcaattatcaaatcattatcaacCGGCCATTAATTACCCCACACCAGGCAAAGCTTAGCCTAAAAACAACNNNNNNNNNNNNNNNNNNNNNNNNNNNNNNNNNNNNNNNNNNNNNNNNNNNNNNNNNNNNNNNNNNNNNNNNNNNNNNNNNNNNNNNNNNNNNNNNNNNNNNNNNNNNNNNNNNNNNNNNNNNNNNNNNNNNNNNNNNNNNNNNNTCACACGAGTAGGTGCCAGATATAATGAAGAATTTTATGTCTGTAGATGTTCCGAGNNNNNNNNNNNNNNNNNNNNNNNNNNNNNNNNNNNNNNNNNNNNNNNNNNNNNNNNNNNNNNNNNNNNNNNNNNNNNNNNNNNNTTATNNNNNNNNNNNNNNNNNNNNNNNNNNNNNNNNNNNNNNNNNNNNNNNNNNNNNNNNNNNNNNNNNNNNNNNNNNNNNNNNNNNNNNNNNNNNNNNNNNNNNNNNNNNNNNNNAAGGAAGAATTTATATAAAGAATCCTTATTTATATCTCTACTANNNNNNNNNNNNNNNNNNNNNNNNNNNNNNNNNNNNNNNNNNNNNNNNNNNNNNNNNNNNNNNNNNNNNNNNNNNNNNNNNNNNNNNNNNNNNNNNNNNNNNNNNNNNNNNNNNNNNNNNNNNNNNNNNNNNNNNNNNNNNNNNNNNNNNNNNNNNNNNNNNNNNNNNNNNNNNNNNNNNNNNNNNNNNNNNNNNNNNNNNNNNNNNNNNNNNNNNNNNNNNNNNNNNNNNNNNNNNNNNNNNNNNNNNNNNNNNNNNNNNNNNNNNNNNNNNNNNNNNNNNNNNNNNNNNNNNNNNNNNNNNNNNNNNNNNNNNNNNNNNNNNNNNNNNNNNNNNNNNNNNNNNNNNNNNNNNNNNNNNNNNNNNNNNNNNNNNNNNNNNNNNNNNNNNNNNNNNNNNNNNNNNNNNNNNNNNNNNNNNNNNNNNNNNNNNNNNNNNNNNNNNNNNNNNNNNNNNNNNNNNNNNNNNNNNNNNNNNNNNNNNNNNNNNNNNNNNNNNNNNNNNNNNNNNNNNNNNNNNNNNNNNNNNNNNNNNNNNNNNNNNNNNNNNNNNNNNNNNNNNNNNNNNNNNNNNNNNNNNNNNNNNNNNNNNNNNNNNNNNNNNNNNNNNNNNNNNNNNNNNNNNNNNNNNNNNNNNNNNNNNNNNNNNNNNNNNNNNNNNNNNNNNNNNNNNNNNNNNNNNNNNNNNNNNNNNNNNNNNNNNNNNNNNNNNNNNNNNNNNNTCTCAACTGCCCAACCACTAAGCCGCGTCCCTCCGCCAGGTTCGGGATGCAGGCCGACGACCAGTGGCGTGTGGAATCCCGCGACGCAAACGGGGTCGTCACGGGTCGCTACGTCTACCTGACGCCCGACGGAGAGACGGTTGACGTGTCATACAACTCAGGACCTCAGGGGTACCGCGCAAAGGGAGACGCTATCCCGGGGGGCGCCGCGCCCTTGGATCAGGAACCACGGCCTGAAGAGACGCCGGTCACGTATCAGTCTGACGACGAGGAAGGAGAAGCCGTGGCCTACGGCGCCCTTCGCGTGGCGGGGCAGGAGGCGACGATGCCCGGCGGGAACGGCGTGCAGACCTACAGCGACAGCGAGGCCTCTGCCATCGTCACGGACATCGTAGAACCGAAGGCCAGCAAGTTCGTCGTGTACCCGATCATAGCCAATGTCGTCGGTTCGTCCGGGCTTGTGGTCGGACCGCCAATCGTGGCGGATGAGCCTGCCTTCTCGGCCGCCATACCCGCGTAAACGACCTGCTCGCCTGTCCTGGAGCTCCTGCTGGTCCGGCTGTTGATCCTGCCACTGTTGCGGGGTTCAGTATAGTTCAGTATAGGTGGGTGTCAGTTAAGAGCGAGTGCCGAAAGCAACATTGCAAGGGCCTCGTAGCTGCAAAGTGAATCATTCTTTTTAACGTcaagtttccaaaaaaataagGAGTTTAAGGGATATATCAGGGTATGGAAGTTAATAAGACGAGAAAATTAAACTGACTGACGGATAATCAAAGACGGTTGCCAGGCATCAAGTAGGCCGGACGTCTGGAGACCTGCCAGGGTACTCGGAATTCCAGTAACGATGTTACCTGTTAGCTTTAAAGGGCATTTTCACGTTTACCAATACAGATTTAAGGGCAACTCAAATTTCTCGGTTAAAATAAGTGATTTGAAGGAAttcgtgtagatttttttttcctgtgagaAGTTGAATCTGAGATTACAGATTGCAAGAGTAATTGTAGGATTAGGGAGAAAAACTCATGTGAAGTTTCAGTGTGAGCATTATAAGCTGAATGGtattaagaaatataaaacaaaaataaaaatgtttgccTTCCCTTTTCGACTAACATATATGCAAAGCTTCATTATAAGCTTGTTATNNNNNNNNNNNNNNNNNNNNNNNNNNNNNNNNNNNNNNNNNNNNNNNNNNNNNNNNNNNNNNNNNNNNNNNNNNGCTGCAAGAGATCCAGGTTTgacattatcactaatatttctTTCAGAATGACAAAACCATATCCTGTGTATAGAGTAGGCTAACACATGACTGGCAAAACATATCATGACTTTACTTTGCCAACAAGAATTAATATAATTCCAGTTTACAGTAAAATGTAAATACTGCCAGTGTTAGCAATATACTATAGTTGAAAGGAACCtgcaatgataatcaaaatgtatttttttaagacCATAGAGTATAGATTTCTACAACGGTTGAATTAGCATGCGTGTAGGtctatatatcaataacaataatacagttAGTTTTGATATAGTAAGGGGCCAAACAAAAATACAAGTGGGAATCAGGTTATTCCAATCTGTATTAGTATAAACAGACAAGTGTCACAGATAAGAGcagttttttcaattcattcagCCAGTCTGTTTCACTTAATCTCGAAAAACGTAAAATTTTGTGTTATATGNNNNNNNNNNNNNNNNNNNNNNNNNNNNNNNNNNNNNNNNNNNNNNNNNNNNNNNNNNNNNNNNNNNNNNNNNNNNNNNNNNNNNNNNNNNNNNNNNNNNNNNNNNNNNNNNNNNNNNNNNNNNNNNNNNNNNNNNNNNNNNNNNNNNNNNNNNNNNNNNNNNNNNNNNNNNNNNNNNNNNNNNNNNNNNNNNNNNNNNNNNNNNNNNNNNNNNNNNNNNNNNNNNNNNNNNNNNNNNNNNNNNNNNNNNNNNNNNNNNNNNNNNNNNNNNNNNNNNNNNNNNNNNNNNNNNCCCCTTTGACCCACACGTAATTTTTTTAGACCCACTTGAGAAATAATGTAAAGCTAACTTAACAGGCGCATCATCAGACCAAAGGAAATGCATAAACCTGCAACATTATCAATTAACCGTTGGAGAAAATCTAATATATGAATGATTTCGTATTTTATCTGTCTGTGGATGCTGGAACTCNNNNNNNNNNNNNNNNNNNNNNNNNNNNNNNNNNNNNNNNNNNNNNNNNNNNNNNNNNNNNNNNNNNNNNNNNNNNNNNNNNNNNNNNNNNNNNNNNNNNNNNNNNNNNNNNNNNNNNNNNNNNNNNNNNNNNNNNNNNNNNNNNNNNNNNNNNNNNNNNNNNNNNNNNNNNNNNNNNNNNNNNNNNNNNNNNNNNNNNNNNNNNNNNNNNNNNNNNNNNNNNNNNNNNNNNNNNNNNNNNNNNNNNNNNNNNNNNNNNNNNNNNNNNNNNNNNNNNNNNNNNNNNNNNNNNNNGcctcttgattttattttctttctgttgagCGTTGTTGGATAATTTTCTAACCTTCGCGAGTATTATCAACTCTACCCAGAGAAATACAGCTTTACTGCATTACTGATATTGCTTTAtcagtgaataaagaaaaaagaaattaatcgtgacgtttcgaagtCACTCAAAGGAGGCAAAGGTTCGTTATTTCACTTAGATGCTggaattggaagaaaaaaaatactttggcaAAAATTGTCTTTAAGCCTTTCCAAAATTCCAAactgtgtatgtttttgtagATNNNNNNNNNNNNNNNNNNNNNNNNNNNNNNNNNNNNNNNNNNNNNNNNNNNNNNNNNNNNNNNNNNNNNNNNNNNNNNNNNNNNNNNNNNNNNNNNNNNNNNNNNNNNNNNNNNNNNNNNNNNNNNNNNNNNNNNNNNNNNNNNNNNNNNNNNNNNNNNNNNNNNNNNNNNNNNNNNNNNNNNNNNNNNNNNNNNNNNNNNNNNNNNNNNNNNNNNNNNNNNNNNNNNNNNNNNNNNNNNNNNNNNNNNNNNNNNNNNNNNNNNNNNNNNNNNNNNNNNNNNNNNNNNNNNNNNNNNNNNNNNNNNNNNNNNNNNNNNNNNNNNNNNNACCCCCACATAGTAAAGGACAGCATTCCAATCAAACATTCAttctatgatttatatttattgtattttggaAATAGGACATAACAACAAACACCAGAAATGCCCAAGCACTATTAGGGCGCTGAATCTCGCATAGAACTTCAAATCAATCCCAAGCAACCCTTACGCTAAGgtgctcagtgtgtgtgtgtgcagatacgttgcatgtgtatataagtattctTATTTTCCCTAAACATTTTTGCTTGCCTGTAATCAAGCTGCTTTAGTTAATCACTATATAATAATTAGGTATGTAAGTCCACCTCTAGCATAAAGGCAAAAgaggataatagtaaaaataaataaataataaaacgttaATTAAACGTAATCATTTTTCAattcatgatgataaaaagataaagaacaaacaaacacacacacaagggaatgCATTTAATTCCACATTGTGCTCTAAGGTGAAAATAAAGTGATAAGTGATCCCGCGATGACCCTTCCTGCAATTAAACCCTACAACTTAAACGTGCATGCAGTTAGCAAGACGAGACACAAAAATATGACCGAAGTTGAAGGCGATATGTGATGGGAAATATAACGGTTATATCACAACGGGTAGGCCTAATGAATGTGGAAATATGATTAATCTGTGAATCGAGAACACATTCATCGTTATTGGTATGCGTTAGGGAGAATAACGTAAACATGCATTTGTACTGATCGGTAGATTCTGTTTTACCAGTCCTGGGTCGCAATAATCAATCCTCTGCTTNNNNNNNNNNNNNNNNNNNNNNGGGTTACACGATTTTtggcattacccccccccccctaaaaaaatgggacaaacaaacaacaacaaaaacaataacaatccaATGAGAAAGCAAGACGTTACTCAGAGGGAGATTACTGGGTAGGGATTTCGAGTCTGTACTGCGTGACGCCACCCACGTCGCGGAAGGAGAGGACGGGGTCAGTCGCGTCGTCGCCTTGCCTGAACCTCGGGGGTGCCTGGACGTCATGCACAGCTGCTACCGGGATGGCGTTCAACTGGGCTGCGAGAGAGGACACGCTATCGGCGCCCTCCGAGAAGTCCTGGGACACACTGTACTGCAGGACACCCGGGGAGGCCTCGCTGTCGAACACGATCTTGCCTGTGTCCGAGGCTTGTTTCAGGAGGGGGCTGAGGGCGCTGAAAGAAGGCTGGGTCCCTGGAACCTGCACCCGCAAATGTAGTGTTCAAGATACAACTTTGTCAGAGGAAAAAATACAGTGTTTACATCTTACTCACAGGTTAATCTCAGATAGATTAAAATGAGCATGATTATTTATGCTTGTAGATTCATTCTGGATTATATTTGATCATCTCGATACACTTTAATAAAGCACTGCAATTGACTGATATAAAGCgagttatcaacattatcatctttacaatTACGAAAACCGTTTCTTTACGATACATACTTATAACAGTGACAAGTATATTTTATCATACTGGAGATACCTAAGCattaagataaaatattattagattttacTAACNNNNNNNNNNNNNNNNNNNNNNNNNNNNNNNNNNNNNNNNNNNNNNNNNNNNNNNNNNNNNNNNNNNNNNNNNNNNNNNNNNNNNNNNNNNNNNNNNNNNNNNNNNNNNNNNNNNNNNNNNNNNNNNNNNNNNNNNNNNNNNNNNNNNNNNNNNNNNNNNNNNNNNNNNNNNNNNNNNNNNNNNNNNNNNNNNNNNNNNNNGGAAAAGGTGtttgaaaaataacaattataaaacatTAAGTAAATTCGTGGCAACAAAATTACTACTAATCTTGNNNNNNNNNNNNNNNNNNNNNNNNNNNNNNNNNNNNNNNNNNNNNNNNNNNNNNNNNNNNNNNNNNNNNNNNNNNNNNNNNNNNNTATCTTAGCANNNNNNNNNNNNNNNNNNNNNNNNNNNNNNNNNNNNNNNNNNNNNNNNNNNNNNNNNNNNNNNNNNNNNNNNNNNNNNNNNNNNNNNNNNNNNNNNNNNNNNNNNNNNNNNNNNNNNNNNNNNNNNNNNNNNNNNNNNNNNNNNNNNNNNNNNNNNNNNNNNNNNNNNNNNNNNNNNNNNNNNNNNNNNNNNNNNNNNNNNNNNNNNNNNNNNNNNNNNNNNNNNNNNNNNNNNNNNNNNNNNNNNNNNNNNNNNNNNNNNNNNNNNNNNNNNNNNNNNNNNNNNNNNNNNNNNNNNNNNNNNNNNNNNNNNNNNNNNNNNNNNNNNNNNNNNNNNNNNNNNNNNNNNNNNNNNNNNNNNNNNNNNNNNNNNNNNNNNNNNNNNNNNNNNNNNNNNNNNNNNNNNNNNNNNNNNNNNNNNNNNNNNNNNNNNNNNNNNNNNNNNNNNNNNNNNNNNNNNNNNNNNNNNNNNNNNNNNNNNNNNNNNNNNNNNNNNNNNNNNNNNNNNNNNNNNNNNNNNNNNNNNNNNNNNNNNNNNNNNNNNNNNNNNNNNNNNNNNNNNNNNNNNNNNNNNNNNNNNNNNNNNNNNNNNNNNNNNNNNNNNNNNNNNNNNNNNNNNNNNNNNNNNNNNNNNNNNNNNNNNNNNNNNNNNNNNNNNNNNNNNNNNNNNNNNNNNNNNNNNNNNNNNNNNNNNNNNNNNNNNNNNNNNNNNNNNNNNNNNNNNNNNNNNNNNNNNNNNNNNNNNNNNNNNNNNNNNNNNNNNNNNNNNNNNNNNNAGCCAAGGGCATAACCTTACCTGTGGGACAACCTGGGCAGTGTTCACGTTAGCTATGTAACCAACTTGAGGCTGGCTGTTGTATGGCAAAATGACCGGAACACCTGAGGGAGGGAATCGTTNNNNNNNNNNNNNNNNNNNNNNNNNNNNNNNNNNNNNNNNNNNNNNNNNNNNNNNNNNNNNNNNNNNNNNNNNNNNCGGTTCTTTTCCgagatattcatttatatatttaacagtTAAACAAGAGGATATGTTTCTATTAAGCTCTGAGGtattaaataaattatcataaaattaacaTGACATCACTGATTCTTTAANNNNNNNNNNNNNNNNNNNNNNNNNNNNNNNATCTTAAAAACGGTCATTGAAATCAGTATTATATTGGNNNNNNNNNNNNNNNNNNNNNNNNNNNNNNNNNNNNNNNNNNNNNNNNNNNNNNNNNNNNNNNCAGCAAGCAAGATTGAATACATTTTGATAAACTGAAATATACTAACATGATCTTAAATATAACTGTTTAGTAT
This Penaeus monodon isolate SGIC_2016 chromosome 19, NSTDA_Pmon_1, whole genome shotgun sequence DNA region includes the following protein-coding sequences:
- the LOC119584950 gene encoding uncharacterized protein LOC119584950 isoform X1, which codes for MGRSRVSRALLFLWAVTEATLAAPAQDLPLEHRGAVDLPLEHRGTANKPLPDLTSNLPAVSSDLFIWTDVDGTYRFGMQADDQWRVESRDANGVVTGRYVYLTPDGETVDVSYNSGPQGYRAKGDAIPGGAAPLDQEPRPEETPVTYQSDDEEGEAVAYGALRVAGQEATMPGGNGVQTYSDSEASAIVTDIVEPKASKFVVYPIIANVVGSSGLVVGPPIVADEPAFSAAIPA
- the LOC119584950 gene encoding uncharacterized protein LOC119584950 isoform X2; protein product: MRDAVSRALLFLWAVTEATLAAPAQDLPLEHRGAVDLPLEHRGTANKPLPDLTSNLPAVSSDLFIWTDVDGTYRFGMQADDQWRVESRDANGVVTGRYVYLTPDGETVDVSYNSGPQGYRAKGDAIPGGAAPLDQEPRPEETPVTYQSDDEEGEAVAYGALRVAGQEATMPGGNGVQTYSDSEASAIVTDIVEPKASKFVVYPIIANVVGSSGLVVGPPIVADEPAFSAAIPA
- the LOC119584951 gene encoding uncharacterized protein LOC119584951, whose product is MKVLVVVLTAVVVGAASAPQYVYNYAFNIPNTDIYDPKPVNTGFHTPAAYVSPFGVPVILPYNSQPQVGYIANVNTAQVVPQVPGTQPSFSALSPLLKQASDTGKIVFDSEASPGVLQYSVSQDFSEGADSVSSLAAQLNAIPVAAVHDVQAPPRFRQGDDATDPVLSFRDVGGVTQYRLEIPTQ